In one window of Spartinivicinus marinus DNA:
- the murA gene encoding UDP-N-acetylglucosamine 1-carboxyvinyltransferase has translation MDKLIISGGVKLDGEIRISGAKNAALPILAATLLADEPVTVCNLPHLNDITTMIELFGRMGVELVIDEKLNVEVHANTIKSLHAPYELVKTMRASILVLGPMVAHFGRAEVALPGGCAIGSRPVDLHIRGLEAMGADIKVEDGYIKASVDGRLKGAKIFLDTVTVTGTENLLMAACLADGETIIENAAREPEVVDLAHCLIEMGAKITGHGTDTIRVQGVEKLSGCHYSVLPDRIETGTYLIAAAATGGRIKVKDTAPDTLDAVLVKLKEAGAHLEVGEDWIELDMKGRRPQAVSLKTAPYPAFPTDMQAQFTAMNAVAEGTGRITETIFENRFMHALEMIRMGADMVVEGNTVIVTGVPYLKAAPVMATDLRASASLVIAGLVADGDTVVDRIYHIDRGYECIEEKLQLLGAKIRRTPS, from the coding sequence ATGGATAAACTGATTATTTCCGGTGGAGTAAAACTTGATGGTGAAATTCGAATTTCAGGTGCAAAAAATGCTGCACTGCCCATCTTAGCTGCTACGCTCCTGGCTGATGAGCCTGTTACTGTTTGTAATTTACCTCACTTGAATGACATTACCACAATGATTGAGCTATTTGGCCGCATGGGGGTCGAACTAGTGATTGATGAAAAGCTCAATGTGGAAGTGCATGCTAATACAATTAAAAGCCTTCACGCACCTTATGAACTAGTTAAAACCATGCGTGCTTCAATTTTGGTTTTAGGGCCCATGGTCGCTCACTTTGGTCGTGCTGAAGTGGCTTTACCTGGTGGCTGTGCTATCGGAAGCAGACCCGTTGATTTGCACATCCGTGGTTTGGAAGCAATGGGTGCTGATATTAAAGTTGAAGATGGCTATATCAAAGCGAGTGTTGATGGACGCTTGAAAGGAGCCAAGATATTTCTTGATACAGTTACAGTAACTGGTACTGAAAACCTGTTGATGGCTGCCTGTTTAGCGGATGGAGAAACTATCATTGAAAATGCTGCTAGAGAGCCTGAAGTAGTTGATCTTGCGCACTGTTTGATAGAAATGGGCGCTAAAATTACTGGCCATGGTACTGACACTATTCGAGTTCAAGGAGTGGAGAAATTATCTGGCTGTCACTACTCGGTACTACCAGACCGTATTGAAACAGGTACCTATTTAATTGCAGCTGCTGCAACTGGTGGACGGATCAAAGTTAAAGATACAGCCCCTGATACCCTTGATGCTGTACTTGTAAAACTAAAAGAGGCTGGTGCTCACTTAGAAGTGGGTGAAGATTGGATTGAGCTTGATATGAAAGGGCGTCGTCCCCAGGCTGTCAGTTTGAAAACAGCTCCGTACCCAGCTTTTCCAACAGATATGCAAGCCCAATTTACAGCGATGAATGCGGTAGCAGAAGGCACGGGTCGTATCACCGAAACTATTTTTGAAAACCGCTTTATGCACGCTTTAGAAATGATTCGCATGGGGGCGGACATGGTAGTGGAAGGGAATACAGTGATTGTGACAGGCGTCCCTTATTTAAAAGCAGCGCCAGTAATGGCGACAGATTTACGGGCATCAGCTAGTTTGGTTATTGCTGGCTTAGTTGCAGACGGTGACACAGTCGTTGATCGCATTTACCATATTGACCGAGGTTATGAGTGTATAGAAGAAAAACTTCAGTTATTGGGCGCTAAGATAAGGCGGACACCTTCCTAA
- a CDS encoding BolA family protein, with translation MIRRRQVQALEVKQLLESTLPNTEVVVEGEGCNFQLTLVSDELMALSPVKRQQQVYALLNEAITSGAIHAVTMKFFSVADWQAQA, from the coding sequence ATGATCAGGAGAAGACAAGTGCAGGCATTAGAGGTTAAGCAGCTATTAGAATCAACTTTACCTAATACTGAAGTTGTGGTGGAAGGAGAAGGCTGTAACTTTCAATTAACATTAGTCAGTGATGAACTAATGGCACTTTCTCCTGTAAAGCGCCAACAGCAAGTTTATGCACTTTTAAATGAGGCCATTACCTCTGGTGCGATTCATGCAGTGACTATGAAGTTTTTTAGTGTGGCTGACTGGCAAGCTCAAGCTTAA
- a CDS encoding STAS domain-containing protein, translating to MVEGEVLSTAPGQLKLVGRVTFGAAVNIEQQGRELLIKQTGSCTVDLAEVEEAGSAALSVLLSWMRQSHHLSISLSIVNMPIDLYDLARVSGLDAVLPIQQS from the coding sequence GTGGTTGAGGGAGAAGTACTTTCAACTGCTCCTGGCCAGTTAAAATTGGTTGGGCGTGTAACCTTTGGGGCTGCAGTCAATATTGAGCAGCAAGGACGTGAGCTATTAATTAAGCAGACTGGTAGTTGTACAGTGGATTTGGCTGAGGTCGAAGAAGCAGGCAGTGCAGCCTTATCAGTATTACTTTCCTGGATGCGTCAGTCCCATCACCTGTCTATAAGCTTATCTATAGTCAATATGCCTATTGATCTCTATGATTTAGCTAGGGTCAGTGGTCTAGATGCTGTGTTGCCAATTCAGCAGTCATAA
- a CDS encoding MlaC/ttg2D family ABC transporter substrate-binding protein — MKVMSQWLSKQWLSKLVLAFSWLAAVMVLAPAYADESPDATVKTATDKMLAVIKAGKQSHKQTPDKFYSQLLAVLEPVVAFDVIARGVMSIKYSKNASDKQVVQFTEAFKMSMVEFYGKALLKYDNEKIEVHPVNKATLKKKRVPVNMTIHAADGVTYPLTYTMFKDQKADQWKMRNVIVNGINIGKLFRTQFSEAMQQNKGDLQRVINNWTDIMKTANEKGKS; from the coding sequence ATGAAAGTGATGTCTCAATGGTTATCAAAGCAGTGGTTATCGAAACTAGTGTTAGCTTTTAGCTGGCTTGCAGCTGTCATGGTTCTAGCTCCTGCTTATGCTGATGAAAGCCCGGATGCAACAGTCAAAACAGCAACAGATAAAATGCTGGCAGTGATTAAAGCAGGTAAGCAAAGTCATAAACAAACACCAGACAAGTTTTATTCACAGTTACTAGCAGTACTTGAGCCTGTGGTTGCTTTTGACGTAATTGCTCGTGGAGTAATGAGTATTAAATACTCTAAAAATGCCTCAGACAAGCAAGTTGTGCAGTTTACTGAGGCATTTAAAATGAGCATGGTTGAGTTTTATGGCAAAGCACTGTTGAAATATGACAATGAAAAAATAGAAGTGCACCCAGTAAATAAAGCGACCCTCAAGAAAAAGAGAGTACCTGTCAACATGACAATTCATGCTGCTGATGGGGTTACTTATCCACTGACATACACCATGTTCAAAGACCAAAAGGCTGATCAGTGGAAAATGCGTAATGTAATTGTCAATGGCATTAACATTGGCAAACTATTCAGAACTCAATTTTCTGAAGCGATGCAGCAGAATAAAGGTGACTTGCAGCGGGTTATCAATAACTGGACTGATATTATGAAAACTGCAAACGAGAAGGGTAAGTCTTAG
- the mlaD gene encoding outer membrane lipid asymmetry maintenance protein MlaD — MRMRTVEISVGAFMLAGIFALVMLALKVSGLSIENNQQTYRVHAFFDNVGGLSLRAKVSMSGVTIGRVVDIKLDKEQYRAKVVMDIHSDVKNIPLDSTASILTAGLLGEQYIGISVGGEEEFLDDGDEFEDTQSALILEDLIGKFLLNTVKQTDSN, encoded by the coding sequence ATGCGCATGAGAACGGTGGAGATCAGCGTCGGTGCGTTCATGCTAGCAGGGATTTTTGCCCTGGTGATGCTAGCACTTAAAGTGAGCGGCTTGTCTATTGAAAATAATCAGCAAACTTACCGGGTTCATGCATTCTTCGATAATGTCGGAGGACTAAGCCTGCGAGCCAAGGTTTCAATGAGTGGAGTGACTATTGGGCGAGTTGTTGATATTAAGCTTGATAAAGAACAATATCGAGCCAAAGTGGTAATGGATATTCATAGTGATGTTAAAAATATCCCACTGGATAGTACCGCTAGCATATTAACTGCTGGCCTTTTGGGGGAGCAATATATAGGTATTAGTGTGGGTGGGGAGGAAGAGTTTCTGGATGATGGTGATGAGTTCGAAGACACCCAGTCTGCATTGATTTTGGAAGATTTAATAGGAAAATTCCTACTAAATACGGTTAAACAAACTGATAGTAATTAA